One region of Pseudomonas alvandae genomic DNA includes:
- a CDS encoding GAF domain-containing hybrid sensor histidine kinase/response regulator encodes MTDWLQSYGEMAERVRRHDWEGTPLGLPEQWPDVLKTTVALSMASHFPQAIVWGPDLITLYNDAFLPILGSKPEALGRPFNEVWREVWSDIGPIVQAAFDGQATYIENFPLIIERGGGPEPAYFTFCYSPIRDQFGKVVGMLDTVTETTSTVLMTQRLAVLDAIGSAVANATDPQAIMATTARILAAHLNLSNCAYADMDEDEDGFTIRGDWARAGSPSIVGHYRLADFGRLAVNNLRAGKPLVINDNLAELAPEEAAAFQSIGIAATICVPLIKDGRLTALMAIHDKTPRTWTSNELALLIEVRERCWAHIERARADAAVREGLAALAELNSTLEQRVEERTTRLKQTEAALRQSQKLEAIGQLTGGVAHDFNNLLTIIRSSVDFLRLPSLSDERRQRYMTAVSETVERASKLTSQLLAFARRQPLKPEVIDVGKQVQSLGDMLQTVTGARIQVIVELGDRPCYIRADLSQFETALINMALNARDAMNGQGTLWLRLTCGNGMPPIRGHAGAGQHFAAIALEDTGTGISPQDLEHIFEPFFTTKEVGKGTGLGLSQVFGFAKQSGGNVDVSTVLGEGTVFTLYLPEVEHETRHEPIKEEIPALVLEQGKRRVLVVEDNLEVGRFANQILQDLGYETAWATNAEEALEMVGVDAMAFDAIFSDVVMPGISGIALARELRRRRPDLPVVLTSGYSEELAHSGHEGFEFLSKPYSADQVSRALSRTMLGVE; translated from the coding sequence ATGACAGATTGGCTCCAGAGCTATGGAGAAATGGCTGAGCGGGTGCGACGCCATGATTGGGAAGGCACCCCGCTGGGGCTGCCTGAACAATGGCCCGATGTGCTGAAGACGACGGTGGCGCTGAGCATGGCCTCGCATTTTCCCCAGGCGATCGTGTGGGGGCCGGACTTGATCACGTTGTACAACGATGCGTTCCTGCCCATTCTCGGAAGCAAGCCCGAGGCGTTGGGGCGGCCATTCAATGAGGTCTGGCGGGAGGTCTGGAGCGATATCGGCCCGATTGTACAGGCGGCTTTCGACGGGCAAGCGACCTATATCGAGAATTTCCCCTTGATCATCGAGCGGGGCGGCGGCCCGGAGCCGGCTTATTTCACGTTCTGCTACAGCCCCATTCGGGATCAGTTCGGTAAGGTCGTGGGCATGCTCGATACGGTTACCGAGACCACTTCCACGGTGCTCATGACCCAACGCCTGGCCGTGCTCGATGCCATCGGCAGCGCCGTGGCGAATGCCACGGACCCGCAAGCCATCATGGCGACCACTGCGCGGATCCTCGCGGCGCATCTCAACCTGTCCAACTGCGCCTATGCGGACATGGACGAGGACGAGGATGGCTTCACGATCCGCGGCGATTGGGCCAGGGCCGGGTCGCCCAGTATCGTTGGGCATTACCGGTTGGCGGATTTCGGTCGGCTGGCGGTCAACAACCTTCGGGCCGGCAAGCCCTTGGTGATCAACGACAACCTGGCGGAGCTGGCGCCGGAGGAGGCGGCGGCGTTCCAGTCCATCGGTATCGCGGCCACCATTTGCGTCCCGTTGATCAAAGACGGACGTCTTACCGCCCTGATGGCCATCCACGATAAAACCCCCAGGACCTGGACTTCGAACGAGCTGGCCTTGCTGATTGAAGTCAGGGAGCGATGCTGGGCCCACATCGAGCGTGCCCGAGCCGACGCCGCGGTGCGTGAAGGCCTGGCGGCCCTGGCTGAACTGAATTCGACGCTGGAACAACGCGTCGAGGAGCGCACCACAAGGCTCAAACAGACCGAAGCGGCGCTGCGCCAATCGCAGAAGCTCGAAGCCATCGGACAGTTGACCGGCGGGGTGGCCCACGATTTCAACAACCTGCTGACGATCATCCGTTCTTCGGTGGACTTCCTGCGCTTGCCCAGCCTGTCTGACGAACGCCGACAACGCTATATGACGGCTGTCTCCGAAACTGTGGAGCGGGCTTCCAAACTGACCAGCCAGTTGCTTGCGTTTGCCCGGCGCCAGCCGCTGAAACCGGAAGTCATCGACGTCGGCAAGCAAGTGCAGAGCCTGGGCGACATGCTGCAAACCGTCACGGGGGCGCGGATCCAGGTCATCGTCGAATTGGGCGATCGACCTTGTTACATCCGTGCCGACTTGAGCCAGTTTGAAACGGCGCTGATCAACATGGCCCTCAACGCCCGGGACGCGATGAATGGCCAGGGCACGCTGTGGCTTCGGCTCACATGCGGTAATGGCATGCCGCCGATCCGCGGCCATGCCGGCGCAGGGCAGCACTTCGCGGCCATCGCCCTGGAGGACACCGGCACAGGCATATCGCCGCAGGATCTCGAGCACATCTTCGAGCCATTCTTCACCACCAAGGAGGTGGGGAAGGGAACAGGCCTGGGATTGTCCCAGGTGTTTGGCTTTGCCAAGCAATCGGGCGGCAACGTTGATGTTTCGACCGTGCTTGGCGAGGGAACCGTCTTCACCCTGTACCTGCCGGAGGTCGAGCACGAGACAAGGCATGAGCCGATAAAGGAAGAGATCCCCGCACTGGTATTGGAGCAGGGCAAGCGTCGGGTACTGGTCGTGGAAGACAATCTGGAAGTCGGGCGCTTTGCCAACCAGATTCTTCAAGACCTTGGCTATGAAACGGCCTGGGCAACCAACGCCGAAGAGGCGTTGGAAATGGTCGGCGTGGATGCGATGGCCTTCGACGCGATATTTTCCGACGTGGTCATGCCGGGCATCAGTGGTATCGCCCTGGCACGGGAGCTGCGTCGGCGTCGCCCGGATCTGCCGGTGGTGCTGACTTCCGGGTACAGCGAGGAGCTGGCCCACAGTGGGCATGAGGGGTTCGAATTTCTTTCCAAACCCTACTCGGCCGACCAGGTTTCCCGGGCGTTGAGCCGGACGATGCTGGGCGTCGAGTGA